In the genome of Magnolia sinica isolate HGM2019 chromosome 2, MsV1, whole genome shotgun sequence, one region contains:
- the LOC131236451 gene encoding aspartic proteinase nepenthesin-2, translating to MTHPLSIFVLMVVALLVPPTWATSRGGFHDIAPKGIRVDLFHVDYGGNFTKLELLQRAIKRGKHRLERLKAGDVLAADDGSDELQAPVHAGNGEFLINLSIGTPTVPFSAIVDTGSDLIWTQCKPCTSCYNQPTPIFDPSKSSSYSNLPCSSSLCKALPTSTCSPDCEYLYAYGDYSTTQGVLASETFTFGSKITVPHIGFGCGDDNEGKGFSQGAGLVGLGWGPLSLISQLGAGKFSYCLTSLDDSKTSPLFFGSTASFGKGLKVGSTPLIKNPSQPTFYYLSLEGITVGGTLLSIPKSTFALKDDGSGGLIIDSGTSITYLEEVGYKLVRKAFVSQVQLEEADASSTGLDLCFSLPSDASTVEVPKLVFHFNGADLDLPAENYMILDSSTGLLCLTIMDSTGMSIFGNFQQQNLQFVYDLQKETLSFAPVQCDQL from the coding sequence ATGACACACCCACTTTCAATTTTTGTACTAATGGTGGTGGCACTTCTCGTGCCGCCGACTTGGGCCACATCGAGGGGCGGTTTCCACGACATTGCTCCGAAAGGGATCCGAGTCGATCTATTCCACGTAGACTATGGTGGAAATTTCACTAAGCTCGAGCTACTTCAACGAGCAATCAAGCGAGGAAAACATAGACTAGAGAGGTTGAAAGCTGGTGATGTCCTAGCTGCCGACGACGGTAGTGATGAACTCCAAGCTCCCGTTCATGCAGGTAATGGTGAGTTTCTCATTAATCTCTCTATAGGCACCCCGACCGTGCCATTCTCAGCGATTGTAGACACAGGGAGCGATTTGATATGGACCCAATGCAAGCCATGTACTAGTTGTTACAATCAGCCCACACCCATTTTCGATCCATCCAAGTCATCTTCATACTCCAATCTACCTTGCTCCAGCTCACTATGCAAAGCTCTTCCCACTTCCACATGCAGCCCAGATTGTGAATATCTCTACGCATACGGTGACTACTCAACAACCCAAGGCGTTCTAGCAAGTGAGACTTTCACCTTCGGCAGCAAAATCACAGTACCCCACATCGGTTTTGGGTGTGGTGATGACAATGAAGGGAAAGGATTCAGCCAAGGTGCTGGTCTGGTGGGCCTTGGGTGGGGACCACTATCACTCATTTCACAACTGGGTGCAGGCAAGTTCTCTTATTGTCTAACCTCATTGGATGACTCCAAAACCAGCCCTCtattttttgggtccacagcTAGTTTCGGTAAAggcctcaaggtggggtccaccccactAATAAAAAACCCATCTCAGCCAACATTCTATTATCTCTCATTGGAAGGTATTACAGTTGGTGGGACCCTCCTATCCATTCCAAAATCCACATTTGCATTGAAAGATGATGGGAGTGGTGGTCTGATCATAGACTCAGGTACAAGCATCACATATCTAGAAGAAGTTGGATACAAGCTCGTGAGGAAGGCCTTTGTGTCTCAAGTTCAGTTGGAGGAGGCTGACGCGTCATCGACCGGTCTCGATCTCTGCTTCTCCCTGCCGTCGGATGCTTCAACGGTCGAAGTGCCTAAGTTAGTTTTCCACTTCAATGGTGCTGATTTGGATTTACCGGCCGAGAACTACATGATACTTGATTCTAGCACCGGTTTGCTCTGCCTCACGATCATGGATTCCACTGGAATGTCGATCTTCGGAAACTTCCAACAACAGAACTTGCAGTTCGTTTACGATTTGCAGAAAGAGACGTTGTCGTTCGCACCCGTTCAATGCGATCAGCTGTGA